In Melopsittacus undulatus isolate bMelUnd1 chromosome 6, bMelUnd1.mat.Z, whole genome shotgun sequence, the following proteins share a genomic window:
- the SLC2A2 gene encoding solute carrier family 2, facilitated glucose transporter member 2: MDEKSKIQAEKHLTGTLVLSVFTAVLGFFQYGYSLGVINAPQKVIEAHYSRVLGIAPLERHATNASGEDSTVPSTQPWAGTKGTLAPVADTSEDLTTSSHILTMYWSLSVSMFAIGGMISSFTVGWIGDRLGRVKAMLVVNVLSIAGNLLMGLAKFGPSHLLIITGRAVTGLYCGLSSGLVPMYVSEVSPTALRGALGTLHQLAIVTGILISQVLGLDFLLGNDELWPLLLSLSGVAALLQFFLLLLCPESPRYLYIKLGKVEEAKKNLKRLRGNCDPMKEIAEMEKEKQEAASEKKVSIRQLFTSSKYKQAVIVALMVQISQQFSGINAIFYYSTNIFERAGVDQPVYATIGVGVVNTVFTVISVFLVEKAGRRSLFLAGLMGMLLSAVAMTVGLVLLSQFAWMSYVSMVAIFLFVIFFEVGPGPIPWFIVAELFSQGPRPAAIAVAGFCNWACNFIVGMCFQYIADLCGPYVFVIFAALLLVFFLFAYFKVPETKGKSFEEIAAVFRRKKLMAKTMTELEDLRRSEEA; encoded by the exons atggatgagaaaagcaaaatccaaGCAGAGAAG cacctcACAGGAACACTGGTTCTCTCTGTCTTCACCGCGGTGTTGGGCTTCTTCCAGTACGGCTACAGCCTGGGTGTCATTAACGCCCCCCAGAAG GTTATAGAAGCCCACTACAGCCGTGTGCTGGGCATTGCTCCCCTCGAAAGACATGCCACCAATGCCTCTGGGGAGGACAGCACTGTCCCTAGCACGCAGCCCTGGGCTGGCACCAAGGGCACACTCGCACCTGTGGCTGACACCAGTGAGGACCTCACCACCTCCTCACACATCCTCACCATGTACTGGTCCCTCTCCGTCTCCATGTTTGCCATCGGCGGCATGATCTCCTCGTTCACTGTGGGGTGGATCGGTGACCGGCTGGGGAG GGTGAAAGCCATGCTGGTGGTGAATGTCCTCTCCATTGCTGGGAACCTCCTCATGGGGCTGGCGAAATTTGGGCCGTCTCACTTACTCATCATCACCGGGAGAGCAGTCACAGGGCTGTACTGCG ggctctcctctggacttgtgcCCATGTATGTCAGCGAGGTCTCTCCCACGGCCCTCCGAGGAGCACTGGGGACGCTGCACCAGCTTGCTATCGTCACGGGTATCCTCATCAGCCAG GTCCTTGGACTAGACTTTCTCCTGGGCAATGATGAGCTGTGGCCCCTGCTCCTCAGTCTGTCTGGTGTGGCTGCCCTCCTGCAGTTCTTCTTGCTCTTACTGTGCCCTGAGAGTCCCCGTTACCTTTACATCAAACTGGGGAAGGTGGAGGAAGCTAAAAAAA atTTGAAAAGACTCAGAGGAAATTGTGACCCGATGAAAGAGATTGCtgagatggaaaaggaaaagcaagaagctGCTAGTGAAAAGAAAGTCTCAATAAGACAGCTTTTCACCTCTTCAAAGTACAAGCAGGCTGTTATTGTGGCACTGATGGTGCAAATATCTCAGCAGTTCTCAGGAATCAATGCA ATCTTTTACTACTCTACAAACATTTTCGAGAGAGCTGGAGTTGACCAACCAGTTTATGCAACCATTGGTGTTGGAGTGGTGAACACAGTCTTCACTGTTATCTCt GTCTTTTTGGTGGAGAAGGCAGGCAGGCGATCCCTGTTCCTGGCTGGTTTGATGGGCATGTTATTAAGTGCTGTGGCCATGACAGTTGGACTTGTGCTCCTG AGCCAGTTTGCTTGGATGAGCTATGTCAGCATGGTCGCGATCTTCCTCTTCGTCATCTTCTTTGAAGTTGGGCCTGGCCCCATCCCTTGGTTTATTGTGGCTGAACTGTTCAGCCAAGGCCCACGCCCCGCTGCCATTGCCGTCGCCGGCTTCTGCAACTGGGCCTGCAACTTCATTGTGGGAATGTGTTTCCAGTACATAGCG GATCTGTGTGGACCATACGTGTTTGTGATCTTCGCGGCTCTGCTTCTAgtcttctttctgtttgcataCTTCAAAGTACCGGAGACAAAAGGAAAGTCTTTTGAGGAGATTGCAGCCGTGTTCCGCCGCAAGAAGCTCATGGCCAAAACGATGACTGAGCTGGAAGACCTGCGACGCAGTGAAGAGGCATAG
- the LOC101867980 gene encoding LOW QUALITY PROTEIN: cAMP-dependent protein kinase type I-alpha regulatory subunit-like (The sequence of the model RefSeq protein was modified relative to this genomic sequence to represent the inferred CDS: deleted 1 base in 1 codon), translating to MVLRLLVKSDLESGLKSGLKDHKTMAALAKAIEKNVLFAHLDNNERSDIFDAMFPVTYIAEETVIQQGDEGGNFYVVDRGEMDVYVNSEWATSVSEGGSFGELALIYGTPRAATVKAKTNVKLWGIDRDSYRRILMGSTLRKREMYEEFLNKVSILESLDKWERLTVADVLEPVQFEDGQKIVVQGEPGDAFFIILEGTAAVLQCRSENEEFVEVGRLAPSDYFGEIALLMNHPHAATMVARGPLKRIKFDRPRFERVLGPCSDILKRNIQQYNSFVSLSEIFLPTQNMLHECRLLYYPCAEPHGHWHLQLPVCLKNWRKNN from the exons ATGGTGCTCCGACTTCTGGTGAAGTCTGATCTGGAATCTGGTCTGAAGTCTGGTCTG AAAGATCATAAGACTATGGCTGCTTTGGCAAAAGCTATTGAGAAGAATGTGCTGTTTGCCCATCTTGATAATAATGAGAGAAGTGATATCTTTGATGCCATGTTCCCTGTTACCTACATTGCAGAAGAGACTGTCATACAGCAAGGTGATGAAGGTGGTAACTTCTACGTTGTTGATCGAGGAGAAATGGATGTTTATGTGAACAGTGAGTGGGCAACCAGCGTCAGTGAGGGTGGAAGCTTTGGAGAACTGGCCCTTATATATGGAACTCCTCGAGCTGCAACTGtcaaagcaaagacaaatgtGAAGTTGTGGGGCATTGACAGAGATAGCTACAGAAGGATCCTGATGGGCAGCACTttgagaaagagagagatg TATGAGGAATTCCTTAATAAAGTATCTATATTGGAATCTCTGGACAAGTGGGAGCGCCTCACTGTAGCTGATGTACTGGAGCCAGTACAGTTTGAGGATGGGCAAAAGATTGTGGTGCAGGGAGAGCCGGGAGATGCGTTCTTCATTATCCTGGAGGGCACAGCTGCAGTGCTACAGTGTCGGTCAGAGAATGAGGAATTTGTTGAAGTGGGCAGACTGGCACCTTCAGACTATTTCGGTGAAATAGCTCTGCTGATGAACCATCCCCATGCTGCCACCATGGTTGCTCGTGGCCCCTTGAAACGTATAAAGTTCGATCGACCCCGGTTTGAGCGTGTCCTGGGGCCCTGCTCGGATATTCTCAAGCGCAACATTCAGCAGTACAACAGTTTTGTATCACTGTCTGAAATCTTCCTCCCTACCCAAAACATGCTTCATGAATGCAGACTGCTTTATTACCCTTGTGCAGAGCCACATGGCCACTGGCATTTGCAGCTTCCTGTCTGTTTAAAAAATTGGAGGAAAAACAACTAA